In the Hermetia illucens chromosome 1, iHerIll2.2.curated.20191125, whole genome shotgun sequence genome, taaaactgtacacagccaagagagaattcggtatcccgacgaaattaataagactgactaggctaaccctgaccaatgtgcggggctaggtaaaagcagcaagataattctcgagaccattcaacatcaacaacggtctacggtctgcgtcctcttcaatctggccctggagagagtgattcgcgatgccgatgtaaatgtgagaggcaccatcctcttcaagtccactcaactactgacctacactgacgatattgacatcatgggaagaacaacccgagatgtacagtctaccttcatccagatcgagcgggtggcgatgggcgcgagatcttgggctgcacattaatgaaggcaagacgaagtatatgttGGCAACGTCAACGTCacaaccaaaagaacgaacaacatcgaatcgcgctggtcaaaccaaaacaatgaagataggagactacaacgttgagatcgttgaaaatttctcctatctagggtcgaaaatcacaaccgataatagctatgaagtcgaaatccgcgcacggttgttggctgccaacagagcctatttcagcttaccaaaactgtttcgctcgaaacgtctcacatagggtcaaagctcttactgtacaagactatgatcttgctagtccttatgtattcctcggagacttgggtttttagcaaaaaaaaaaaaaactgcgaaatcttggccgcgtttgagagaagaattcttcgaagaatatttggcctcttacttgaggatggacgattccgtagccgacaaaatctatgagcgataccacggccaCGActaggccaggttaaagaggacgcatccccttatcgtagatcgttgttgatgtccaatggtcttgagagtgatcctgctgcttttatctggcctcgcacattggtcagggtcagcctagtcagtcttatcaatttcttcgggataccgaattttctcatggccctgtacagttttaccctggctacgctatcataggcggctttaaagtcgatgaaaagatggtgcaactgatgtccatattccaacagcttttccatcgcttgccgcagggaaaatctgatctgttgccgatttacCTTGAGCGAAGCctttttagtatgggccaatgatgtgctgggcgtatggggctattcggcctagcaagatagcggagaaaatctcatagatggtactcagcaacgtgatacctctataattgctgcactgtgtgatatctctctttttatgtatgagacaggtaatgcctctttATCAGTCATCatgtattgattcgctgtaccacaccttgagcacaagttgatgaaccacttggtgtacttggtcgcatatttaaccaattcggctgtaattccatcggatactggcgacttacgattttttagccgatgaattgcacggactctctcttctatgcttggtggtggcagtatttgtccgtcgtcttcagttggcaggacctccaactcgccgatattttgttgttgagcacttcatcaaaacactcatcccatcgctccaatatgcccattctgtcggatcagatttcccgctttggctcggcaggatgaacatcgaggtgtgtaaggcttcattctgctgacttgttgataaaacttgcgcgcctggtgcggtggcTCTCTGtagtttttgagttcacagacctgttggtactcccaggcttcctttttccgtctgtgaagtcgcttcttcgctcgtcggagttcatgataagtctctgcgcgtgcccgcgcattcttccgttccattgctagcttacattcatcgtcgaaccagccgtttcgacttttcttgcggctggggccaagtatatttgtggccgtatcgatGATAATGCTCTtccggtggttgtgaagatcatttgttgatgcttcatctccaggatctctgttgcctgcgggtattgcggcattcatttccctcttataggtattgcggagggctgtgttgtggatggcttcagtgttaactctcacctgattgtcagaggagaatctgggtggtgttgttattcgagctcggagcaccatgccaacgagataatgatccgagtctatattgcccccccccccctatatgttctgacattcatcaaggctgagaggtggggatgttcgatcagcacgtggtcaatttggttgaaaggggtctcgtctggagagactcacgtttgtttgtgaatcgctttccacgcaaacccggtacttccaacaaccatttcatgtgacactgctaattgaataatccgcagtccgttatcatttatattttgatgtaagctatgggagccaacgtatcgcctgaatatgggccccgtccctacttggctgttaaaattcccaagtatgattttgatataatatttgggacaggcttcgagggttcgttctactgcctcgtagaaggtatccttctccgactttgcagtctcctactccgagcacatggtttagtggatagtcgctataatatatggtatagcgacTTTTCTTCAGGaaacggtccctgtccaacgcatctcttgcaacgctgttacatcagccttatattgggaaagggtatcggctagctgcttggcatctCTGCaccgggagcgcacgtttcatgagaaaatctgcaaatcgttattccgttttcgttgccgggttcgtcgttgtaaaattcatcccgtccgaggctcctgttatggcttcgtaacaagtttttcaccatgtagggttgtcagccctacccaacccccaacctgtgtAGTCAAGCTATTTAAACAATAATATCATTTTCCCTTGAACTCCTAAAACTAGCGCATGAAGACATCGAAAACCTATCTGTTTACAAAAGCATAGTAAGAGTGACAGTATACAGACTCGACATATTTGACTTTGAATACCAAATTCGTCACCGcttttacaaaaactatttatattttttctgaaaAGATTGATAACTGATGCTAGGAAGTAGATCGTTTACAAGAATACGCAAAACAATTGGTATTGATCCTGTCGTGattgcctgcttcaaacgaCTTCAAAAGCACAACAACACAGTAGAACAGGAAGATCATGCTCTAAGTTGTGGGATTTTAAGGTTGTAATGTGTGTGTGTGGGCACAACAGAATCATTCATACTTTCTACTCTTTCATTAAAAAGTTGTGAACAGGTTCTTATCTCCcatttatttttatgatttttccaGGATATGGAATTGACAGATAGGTGGTCGGTTGATAATATAACCAAGTGGCTTAAAGATCGTCTAAATTCCATTACGACATGGATTCATCCTCCAGGCAAGAAATCTGCTACACTTGCACCTTATCTTAAAGCCGGACCAACCGTTATATTTTTCACGCCTAAGGACTACTACACATTTAATAAGGATGGATATCACATGGTGAGTAAACGAAAAATTTATTGGAACTTGTTAGCTTCAAATTTTTTGTGCGATTGCAGTTAAAACAAGTTGCACTAGAATATAACAGATGTAAAAATGATACTCAAAGTACAGGTATTAGTGGGACTACTATGCATTTAATAAGAGAAGGTATATTCCTGTAGAATTCAGATTTATCGTCTATTAACCTGTGTAATTTTTGCAGAAAACTTGAAAAGATACTTAAAAATGAAATCTACTTGTTTAAATATTTCCGAACCTACAAGCGATGATAACGAAGAGAATTTCTACAAAAGCTGTACGGCAGATGAGCCAAATATaacattttcaaatatattgAATAATTCAAAGTTTGATAAATTGATGGAAAATTCAGAAAGTTATTGCTACATcgaaacaaaagcaaaaaattcCAAGTCACCATCATGTAAAAATGTATTCAATAAAAGCTGGCGTGATAGTTTCAAGGAAAAACTGAGAGATCGTGGCTCTACCCCGAAGTCACCGCTATCCATGTTGCGTCCAGAGCATGACAATCGAAGTGCCATGAAACTCCTTGAACAGTCGATAATTAATTTATGTCATGCACATCGATTATCGGATAATAGCCTTGGGGATACATACTTTGGAAATGAGAAAAATGTGGTAAGTTTATCAACTGATGTCAAGTAGTATTggaataatttaatttcattggTTTACTTAGGATTTGTCTGAGTTCGATGGTAAAGCCAGAGAATTCAATAGAACTCTATCGTTTATACTTCTCGACAGTATAATGTACAAACCGATTGCCTCTCGATTAGGGATTGATATAACGGCGGTGCCGAAAAACTCGTCTATGATTATAATTGATGATGCTGTAAGTATcttaagattgttttttttgtcGTTACTATTCATTGAAACTCTATATGCAAATAAATTATTCTCACAAAATTAGAGCCGAAAGACAAACAATCAATTGTTGGCAACCAATGAGTAATTTACAATTTCTGATATTCTTCCCAAAAGCATGATTCGACATATCACTTAAAAGgtgaaatttcaacaaaatcGGTTATATCCTTCATCAAAAATTTCATTTCGGGAACTGTTAGAAGAAAGTTTCGATCAACGAAACGAGTATCACCGCCATCAACTGGAAAAGAAATCTCAATTAGGGAAATTACTTCAAATGAGTTTCGCGAATATTTACGATTCTCCCGCAAGGTACAgtacaaaatatataaaaactaACATTTACTTCAGCAGTCATCGTTTGTTTTCAGACAATTGTTGTTTTGTTCTATTCGGTGCAATGTGCTTTATGTAGCTTATTCTCACAAACATTGTTAATCGTTTCAAAAATACTACAATCAATTGATATAGATTTTTTGCGGATTGATTCCGATCTCAACGATTTTCAATGGCATTACACTATGGATACGTATCCAACGCTTATAATTTTCCCTCGCAACAGGTAATGAGAAAATCATGCAATCGAAATCCGAAGGTTAAATGAAATCTTTCGTTTTCAGAACATCTGAGTCGCGAATATTCCCCCACGCAATGGAAgtgaatatttcaaatataCTCGGCTTTATTATAGCCAACTTGAGTCCAGAAGAAAGACTGCAAGCGATTTACGAATCGTGCCAATTTAGACGAGTACGGGTAAATATGGTAGCAGAAATGGAATACATAATTAAATTGTATTGAATTTCGTTTCCAGGCTAGTAGTTCTATTCAGAATTGTTTATATACGATGCGACTAGAAATTTCGGACAATATTTCACGTAACTTACGAAACTGGCGAcattaccctacaattcgcaatgAAGTTCTTCGTAAATTACAAATTTTACAAAGAATTTACTTGTCATCTTTTCAAGTCGATGTGGTGGATGATTTGGAACTTTTAAAGAATAATATTTTACAATTCAAACAATTAATGAGGAAATGATGACACATATTGATGATGTTTTCGCTGAAGAAATTGAATTGTGTTCTTGGCAAGAGAAAATGGTAAAGTAATTGGTGAATACAtaatatttattgtatttaaatgaatgTATGGAAgaacatattattatattatataaatgtATTTTCGTTATAAAATCTGTTTTCTTTTATCTATTCGAAAACTGAACGGATAATGACTTAAAAGTGGATATAGAAATACAGGCAGTCCTCGACGTAAGTCGTTTCAAGTTATGTCGCACAATGTTTTGACACTATTCCTCAAGCATACGGCAATTGTTTCGATTTCCAGCAGAAGAGAATTCACTTATCGAGAGGCCAATGTCCGTGGCGCCGCCGGGGCGCGGTGACGGCAAGCGGGGATTATCCCGCACATGCCGCTGATTAGTTAGTTGAAGGGCAACGGACAATCAAGACGTAatacattaattttttttgcatctttgacagtttttgttttttcgtaTATATTTAACTAAATTTTAATCTAGCTATGCCACCTAAACAAGACAGTAAGAGTAAAGTGAAGAAGAGAGTAAAAAAGACAATTACAATGGAGGTTAAATCTATGATTTTAAAACTCAAAGATCGCGGTTGTTCAACTTCATCTATTGGACGAGAACTGAATTTATCACGCACGATCGTACAAACAATATTGAAAGATAAAGAAAAACTCCTAACAACTCTACATTCCGCCTCTTTAAACAGCACTATTATACGAAAAAGGAATGCTTTAATTTGTGAAATGGAAAAACTTTCATTCAAAATCAAACTCAGCGACGGATTCCTCTGTTTGACTATTATTCAAAATAAGGCGCTGAGTATCATCAGCACACTGGAAAATAAACGTAGCGACAATAATAGTGaagaaataaaatctttttctgcCAGTCGCGGATGGTTCTTGTGCTTCAAACGAGATATTCGTTACAAAACATTCGAGTGTAAAGAGAAGCTCCTAGTGCCGATCATATGGCTGCTCAGAGTTTTCCTGGAATATTAAAGGAAATTATCGAAAGTGGAGACTATTCCTCTGAACAAATTTTTAACGAGGACGAAACTGGTTTATTTTGGACAAAAATgcctggccccctacatgaggatggacgattccgtagcctacacaatgacgaaatgtatgagcgataccatgaccgtccggttgtggataaaatccggctcaataggttgcggtgggcgggtcacttaatccgtatggatgaggatgatcccacccggaaagtctataagggcaatatctatggtagaaaaagaagacgaggccgaccctgcctaagatggactgatggcgtaagtcaggacgccagtcagcttttagggatatcgaattggtggacctcggcgcaaaaccgggatgtctggagttccttattaaggcaggcctagaccggatatcggttgttgcgccgttgatgatgatggtgaaaaaTGCCTTCTCGTATTTTTATATCGCAGGAAGAAAAGTCTATGCATGGGTTTAAAGCAGCTAAAGATCGTTTGGCGTTGTTATTGGGTTCGAATGTTGAAGGCGAT is a window encoding:
- the LOC119654914 gene encoding thioredoxin domain-containing protein 11 isoform X2, which encodes MSSEISSSLSAENIRNAGTSERRPSRDSVAQSEEDLGVEGAHIDTRSDNSELLSETSESAASSIVGDDGSTCSVSGVSIHPEPIALPSQIADSDENERNIRDDDGESDISHAGIFLFDLRKMVMQYSKELICLFALALTTYATLQNGPPKISRAPPPTPLFSKDSLVQEWPGGHLNVIQSRVSMSELSLVLFYAPWCAESQFAKAAYEEVANKYHKQAYFAAVNCWQPGGECRLQYAKVQTWPVLMVYFPQGVAVQYNGPWLVQPLSRFMENLMKPYRRISNRNELNALRMDSNSVVVGFFSLPELRQSDFFIFVQSAIKWLEKDPYQDVQFAVVTGESCREFDIVQTPAVKLYNWNETLDMELTDRWSVDNITKWLKDRLNSITTWIHPPGKKSATLAPYLKAGPTVIFFTPKDYYTFNKDGYHMLKQVALEYNRCKNDTQSTGISGTTMHLIREENLKRYLKMKSTCLNISEPTSDDNEENFYKSCTADEPNITFSNILNNSKFDKLMENSESYCYIETKAKNSKSPSCKNVFNKSWRDSFKEKLRDRGSTPKSPLSMLRPEHDNRSAMKLLEQSIINLCHAHRLSDNSLGDTYFGNEKNVDLSEFDGKAREFNRTLSFILLDSIMYKPIASRLGIDITAVPKNSSMIIIDDAHDSTYHLKGEISTKSVISFIKNFISGTVRRKFRSTKRVSPPSTGKEISIREITSNEFREYLRFSRKTIVVLFYSVQCALCSLFSQTLLIVSKILQSIDIDFLRIDSDLNDFQWHYTMDTYPTLIIFPRNRTSESRIFPHAMEVNISNILGFIIANLSPEERLQAIYESCQFRRVRASSSIQNCLYTMRLEISDNISRNLRNWRHYPTIRNEVLRKLQILQRIYLSSFQVDVVDDLELLKNNILQFKQLMRK
- the LOC119654914 gene encoding thioredoxin domain-containing protein 11 isoform X5 → MSSEISSSLSAENIRNAGTSERRPSRDSVAQSEEDLGVEGAHIDTRSDNSELLSETSESAASSIVGDDGSTCSVSGVSIHPEPIALPSQIADSDENERNIRDDDGESDISHAGIFLFDLRKMVMQYSKELICLFALALTTYATLQNGPPKISRAPPPTPLFSKDSLVQEWPGGHLNVIQSRVSMSELSLVLFYAPWCAESQFAKAAYEEVANKYHKQAYFAAVNCWQPGGECRLQYAKVQTWPVLMVYFPQGVAVQYNGPWLVQPLSRFMENLMKPYRRISNRNELNALRMDSNSVVVGFFSLPELRQSDFFIFVQSAIKWLEKDPYQDVQFAVVTGESCREFDIVQTPAVKLYNWNETLDMELTDRWSVDNITKWLKDRLNSITTWIHPPGKKSATLAPYLKAGPTVIFFTPKDYYTFNKDGYHMLKQVALEYNRCKNDTQSTGISGTTMHLIREENLKRYLKMKSTCLNISEPTSDDNEENFYKSCTADEPNITFSNILNNSKFDKLMENSESYCYIETKAKNSKSPSCKNVFNKSWRDSFKEKLRDRGSTPKSPLSMLRPEHDNRSAMKLLEQSIINLCHAHRLSDNSLGDTYFGNEKNVDLSEFDGKAREFNRTLSFILLDSIMYKPIASRLGIDITAVPKNSSMIIIDDAHDSTYHLKGEISTKSVISFIKNFISGTVRRKFRSTKRVSPPSTGKEISIREITSNEFREYLRFSRKTIVVLFYSVQCALCSLFSQTLLIVSKILQSIDIDFLRIDSDLNDFQWHYTMDTYPTLIIFPRNRTSESRIFPHAMEVNISNILGFIIANLSPEERLQAIYESCQFRRASSSIQNCLYTMRLEISDNISRNLRNWRHYPTIRNEVLRKLQILQRIYLSSFQVDVVDDLELLKNNILQFKQLMRK
- the LOC119654914 gene encoding thioredoxin domain-containing protein 11 isoform X3, which produces MSSEISSSLSAENIRNAGTSERRPSRDSVAQSEEDLGVEGAHIDTRSDNSELLSETSESAASSIVGDDGSTCSVSGVSIHPEPIALPSQIADSDENERNIRDDDGESDISHAGIFLFDLRKMVMQYSKELICLFALALTTYATLQNGRPPKISRAPPPTPLFSKDSLVQEWPGGHLNVIQSRVSMSELSLVLFYAPWCAESQFAKAAYEEVANKYHKQAYFAAVNCWQPGGECRLQYAKVQTWPVLMVYFPQGVAVQYNGPWLVQPLSRFMENLMKPYRRISNRNELNALRMDSNSVVVGFFSLPELRQSDFFIFVQSAIKWLEKDPYQDVQFAVVTGESCREFDIVQTPAVKLYNWNETLDMELTDRWSVDNITKWLKDRLNSITTWIHPPGKKSATLAPYLKAGPTVIFFTPKDYYTFNKDGYHMLKQVALEYNRCKNDTQSTGISGTTMHLIREENLKRYLKMKSTCLNISEPTSDDNEENFYKSCTADEPNITFSNILNNSKFDKLMENSESYCYIETKAKNSKSPSCKNVFNKSWRDSFKEKLRDRGSTPKSPLSMLRPEHDNRSAMKLLEQSIINLCHAHRLSDNSLGDTYFGNEKNVDLSEFDGKAREFNRTLSFILLDSIMYKPIASRLGIDITAVPKNSSMIIIDDAHDSTYHLKGEISTKSVISFIKNFISGTVRRKFRSTKRVSPPSTGKEISIREITSNEFREYLRFSRKTIVVLFYSVQCALCSLFSQTLLIVSKILQSIDIDFLRIDSDLNDFQWHYTMDTYPTLIIFPRNRTSESRIFPHAMEVNISNILGFIIANLSPEERLQAIYESCQFRRASSSIQNCLYTMRLEISDNISRNLRNWRHYPTIRNEVLRKLQILQRIYLSSFQVDVVDDLELLKNNILQFKQLMRK
- the LOC119654914 gene encoding uncharacterized protein LOC119654914 isoform X4; its protein translation is MSSEISSSLSAENIRNAGTSERRPSRDSVAQSEEDLGVEGAHIDTRSDNSELLSETSESAASSIVGDDGSTCSVSGVSIHPEPIALPSQIADSDENERNIRDDDGESDISHAGIFLFDLRKMVMQYSKELICLFALALTTYATLQNGRPPKISRAPPPTPLFSKDSLVQEWPGGHLNVIQSRVSMSELSLVLFYAPWCAESQFAKAAYEEVANKYHKQAYFAAVNCWQPGGECRLQYAKVQTWPVLMVYFPQGVAVQYNGPWLVQPLSRFMENLMKPYRRISNRNELNALRMDSNSVVVGFFSLPELRQSDFFIFVQSAIKWLEKDPYQDVQFAVVTGESCREFDIVQTPAVKLYNWNETLDMELTDRWSVDNITKWLKDRLNSITTWIHPPGKKSATLAPYLKAGPTVIFFTPKDYYTFNKDGYHMLKQVALEYNRCKNDTQSTGISGTTMHLIREENLKRYLKMKSTCLNISEPTSDDNEENFYKSCTADEPNITFSNILNNSKFDKLMENSESYCYIETKAKNSKSPSCKNVFNKSWRDSFKEKLRDRGSTPKSPLSMLRPEHDNRSAMKLLEQSIINLCHAHRLSDNSLGDTYFGNEKNVDLSEFDGKAREFNRTLSFILLDSIMYKPIASRLGIDITAVPKNSSMIIIDDAHDSTYHLKGEISTKSVISFIKNFISGTVRRKFRSTKRVSPPSTGKEISIREITSNEFREYLRFSRKIFCGLIPISTIFNGITLWIRIQRL
- the LOC119654914 gene encoding thioredoxin domain-containing protein 11 isoform X1 translates to MSSEISSSLSAENIRNAGTSERRPSRDSVAQSEEDLGVEGAHIDTRSDNSELLSETSESAASSIVGDDGSTCSVSGVSIHPEPIALPSQIADSDENERNIRDDDGESDISHAGIFLFDLRKMVMQYSKELICLFALALTTYATLQNGRPPKISRAPPPTPLFSKDSLVQEWPGGHLNVIQSRVSMSELSLVLFYAPWCAESQFAKAAYEEVANKYHKQAYFAAVNCWQPGGECRLQYAKVQTWPVLMVYFPQGVAVQYNGPWLVQPLSRFMENLMKPYRRISNRNELNALRMDSNSVVVGFFSLPELRQSDFFIFVQSAIKWLEKDPYQDVQFAVVTGESCREFDIVQTPAVKLYNWNETLDMELTDRWSVDNITKWLKDRLNSITTWIHPPGKKSATLAPYLKAGPTVIFFTPKDYYTFNKDGYHMLKQVALEYNRCKNDTQSTGISGTTMHLIREENLKRYLKMKSTCLNISEPTSDDNEENFYKSCTADEPNITFSNILNNSKFDKLMENSESYCYIETKAKNSKSPSCKNVFNKSWRDSFKEKLRDRGSTPKSPLSMLRPEHDNRSAMKLLEQSIINLCHAHRLSDNSLGDTYFGNEKNVDLSEFDGKAREFNRTLSFILLDSIMYKPIASRLGIDITAVPKNSSMIIIDDAHDSTYHLKGEISTKSVISFIKNFISGTVRRKFRSTKRVSPPSTGKEISIREITSNEFREYLRFSRKTIVVLFYSVQCALCSLFSQTLLIVSKILQSIDIDFLRIDSDLNDFQWHYTMDTYPTLIIFPRNRTSESRIFPHAMEVNISNILGFIIANLSPEERLQAIYESCQFRRVRASSSIQNCLYTMRLEISDNISRNLRNWRHYPTIRNEVLRKLQILQRIYLSSFQVDVVDDLELLKNNILQFKQLMRK